Proteins from a single region of Lasioglossum baleicum chromosome 1, iyLasBale1, whole genome shotgun sequence:
- the LOC143214207 gene encoding polypeptide N-acetylgalactosaminyltransferase 3, translated as MWPRLRRPFRTWPIVLSATLLAGIFLVWLSKTRQPENRSDYMTMRLLENQKDYVDRRGIHVVVGHYIGDSVDPLKTPNITKDLINKNMFDPRPSEGKNGSPVLIPGKDFYKMQQLYQINRFNLMASDRIPLNRTLPDVRRKGCTARYSKLDSLPRTSVIIVLHNEAWSTLLRTVYSVIDRSPRHLLEEIILVDDNSDRDFLKAPLDEHVKNLQVPTKVLRSRKRIGLVNARLMGANEAVGEVLTFLDAHCECTVGWLEPLLEAVAKNRTRVVSPVIDIINDDTFSYTRSFELHWGAFNWDLHFRWLTLNGRLLKERRENIVEPFRTPAMAGGLFSMNRDYFFELGSYDEQMRIWGGENLELSFRVWQCGGSVEIAPCSHVGHLFRKSSPYTFPGGVGEILYGNLARVALVWMDDWAEFYFKFNPEAARLRDKQPVRSRLALRKRLQCKSFEWYLDNVWPEHFFPKDDRFFGRIVHLPTKKCVMRPTAKGTYSQPSGYAVLEDCVPRPILSQMFVMAESGVVMTDESVCLDAPEHDMQHKTPKVKIMACSGSKRQKWEYDKQAKTFLHVPSGMCLQASDDGGPVIADCAKTVEQQWLLEPVPWK; from the exons ATGTGGCCAAGATTGAGGAGACCGTTCCGCACGTGGCCGATCGTTCTTTCGGCTACCTTGCTCGCGGGAATATTCCTGGTTTGGCTGAGCAAAACACGGCAGCCCGAAAATCGCAGCGACTACATGACAATGCG GCTTCTGGAGAATCAGAAGGATTACGTAGATCGCAGAGGAATACATGTGGTCGTGGGTCATTATATCGGCGACTCCGTTGATCCTTTGAAAACTCCGAACATTACGAAAG ATCTCATCAACAAGAACATGTTCGATCCGCGGCCTTCCGAGGGGAAAAACGGTAGCCCGGTTTTAATTCCAGGGAAGGATTTCTATAAAATGCAACAGCTCTATCAAATCAATCGATTCAATCTGATGGCCAGTGATAGAATACCGTTGAACCGTACTCTACCGGATGTCAGACGAAAGGG TTGCACCGCTCGGTATTCGAAATTGGATAGTTTGCCGAGAACCTCGGTGATCATAGTTTTGCATAACGAAGCATGGAGCACGCTTTTGAGGACAGTGTATAGCGTGATCGATAGATCACCGAGGCATCTGCTAGAGGAGATTATCCTCGTCGACGACAACAGCGACAGAG ATTTTTTGAAGGCTCCTCTAGATGAACATGTAAAGAATTTACAAGTGCCCACTAAAGTTCTTCGTTCTAGGAAACGCATAGGTTTAGTGAATGCGAGACTTATGGGCGCTAACGAAGCCGTAGGTGAAGTTCTCACATTCCTCGACGCGCATTGCGAATGCACGGTTG GTTGGTTAGAGCCGTTGCTCGAAGCTGTGGCTAAGAACAGAACAAGAGTTGTGTCTCCAGTTATCGACATCATCAACGACGACACCTTTAGCTACACTCG GTCTTTCGAGCTGCACTGGGGTGCATTCAACTGGGACTTGCACTTCCGCTGGCTGACATTAAACGGCAGACTGCTGAAAGAGAGGCGCGAGAACATTGTCGAGCCATTTCGAACTCCAGCCATGGCTGGAGGGTTGTTCTCCATGAACAGGGACTACTTTTTCGAGCTGGGCAGCTACGACGAACAGATGAGAATTTGGGGTGGAGAGAATTTAGAGTTATCGTTCAGGGTGTGGCAGTGCGGAGGCAGCGTTGAGATCGCCCCCTGCTCCCACGTAGGACACTTGTTTCGAAAATCATCCCCGTACACCTTCCCTGGAGGAGTGGGAGAAATTCTGTATGGGAACCTTGCCCGAGTGGCTTTGGTTTGGATGGACGATTGGGcggaattttatttcaaattcaatccAG AGGCAGCCAGGTTGAGGGACAAGCAGCCAGTTAGATCCAGGTTGGCTCTGCGCAAGAGGTTGCAGTGCAAGAGCTTCGAGTGGTATCTGGACAACGTGTGGCCGGAACACTTTTTCCCGAAGGACGATCGCTTCTTTGGACGG ATCGTGCATCTCCCAACAaagaaatgcgttatgcgaccgACTGCGAAGGGCACTTACTCGCAACCCTCCGGTTACGCGGTCTTAGAGGACTGCGTTCCTAGGCCGATACTTAGTCAAATGTTCGTGATGGCCGAAAGCGGTGTTGTGATGACCGACGAGAGCGTTTGCTTGGACGCTCCGGAGCACGACATGCAGCACAAGACACCAAAGGTTAAAATTATGGCGTGCAGTGGCAGCAAACGGCAGAAGTGGGAATACGACAAGCAA GCAAAAACATTTTTACACGTTCCATCGGGCATGTGTTTACAAGCGAGCGATGACGGAGGTCCTGTGATAGCCGACTGTGCAAAAACCGTGGAGCAGCAGTGGCTGCTGGAACCAGTCCCATGGAAATGA
- the Ints10 gene encoding integrator complex subunit 10 isoform X2, whose protein sequence is MFQHVPQELQHRLLVMTADHSEDTMEHCKLLLLLLRRFPQTIATHGPRLVETLLTAEKHSHPGRAVNGFRRLLACDALPLLGTAPVELNPRLCLRLLCKAVEFYLAYIQQPQDNQIQNPWDRLFQVVELIGKKLGWELGSLFSMPWNRDAYCERLQQYAVVHAANLCEELIVRQLLMCSVVVLLRILNEHNSLIANDETVYCLVEAFGECVHSSAEPKLKKRKRDDNGGIALTSDGDYSGNGLALAVKLWDLLHSSDYLQREIAKLNQQLRLDTWLNTFLTDLAMYKGLHHEVLARLSQEAGSLSAHLRLANTCFFLKDYKGMLEYIVLVVSALPSVSGKVSHNLTVPCARHLHYLTMARFPIIQYCCRLLLSAIKENFSLAGGVGDLAIGHALVLMQIDWPQEASNLTTITERIVNRGAFAYPLFQAYIICVDILEELTYLWTEHGGGVSLDIATGSGVVQNRRITTRGADKGVREEVKQAMRRQAARDGIDPLDELLQKFILNEKAAILHSLIVP, encoded by the exons ATGTTCCAACATGTACCTCAAGAACTTCAGCACAGGCTGCTCGTTATGACCGCTGACCACAGCGAAGATACAATGGAACATTGTAAATTATTACTTCTGTTATTGCGTAGATTCCCACAAACTATAGCCACTCATGGA CCACGGTTAGTAGAAACTCTTCTCACCGCAGAGAAACACAGTCATCCAGGGCGTGCGGTGAACGGGTTCAGGAGACTGTTAGCTTGCGATGCGTTGCCCCTTCTCGGCACTGCACCTGTAGAACTGAATCCAAGGCTTTGCCTAAGGCTGCTTTGCAAAgctgttgaattttatttagcaTATATACAACAGCCACAAGATAACCAGATTCAAAATCCATGGGACAGATTGTTTCAAGTTGTAGAGTTAATTGGAAAGAAACTGGGCTGGGAATTGGGCAGTTTGTTTTCCATGCCCTGGAACAGAGACGCTTACTGCGAAAGATTACAGCAATACGCGGTCGTGCATGCAGCGAATTTATGCGAGGAGCTGATAGTTAGGCAGTTGTTAATGTGCTCTGTGGTCGTATTATTGAGAATATTAAATGAACACAACTCGCTCATTGCCAACGACGAGACTGTGTACTGTTTAGTAGAAGCGTTCGGGGAATGTGTTCATTCGTCTGCTG AACCGAAATTAAAAAAACGCAAAAGAGATGATAACGGAGGAATTGCGTTAACCAGCGACGGAGATTACAGCGGCAATGGTCTGGCATTAGCCGTAAAATTATGGGACTTATTGCACAGTAGCGATTACTTGCAAAGGGAGATAGCAAAATTGAATCAGCAACTTCGATTAGATACTTGGCTGAACACGTTTCTAACAGATTTAGCTATGTACAAAGGGTTGCATCACGAAGTACTGGCAAGATTATCACAAGAAGCAGGTAGTTTATCTGCTCACCTTCGTTTAGCAAATACATGTTTTTTCTTAAAAGATTATAAG GGAATGTTGGAGTATATAGTTTTAGTAGTTAGCGCACTGCCTTCTGTGTCTGGCAAAGTGTCGCACAATTTAACGGTTCCTTGTGCGAGGCATTTGCACTATTTAACAATGGCACGCTTTCCTATAATTCAGTATTGCTGCAGACTGTTGCTTTCAGCGATAAAG GAAAATTTCTCCTTGGCTGGCGGAGTCGGAGACTTGGCTATAGGACACGCGTTGGTATTAATGCAAATTGACTGGCCACAGGAGGCTAGTAATTTAACCACAATTACAGAACGAATTGTCAATCGTGGAGCCTTCGCTTATCCGCTGTTCCAAGCTTACATCATTTGCGTTGATATTCTAGAAGAATTAACGTATCTGTGGACTGAACACGGCGGCGGTGTTTCATTGGACATCGCAACCGGATCCGGAGTAGTACAAA ATCGGCGCATTACTACTCGCGGAGCTGACAAAGGAGTACGCGAAGAAGTGAAGCAAGCGATGAGGCGCCAAGCAGCCCGTGACGGTATCGATCCTCTAGACGAACTGTTACAGAAGTTTATTCTCAACGAAAAAGCTGCCATTCTACACAGTCTAATCGTTCCGTAA
- the Sec31 gene encoding COPII coat complex component secretory 31, whose amino-acid sequence MKVKELLKTVNVAWSPPAQHPILLAAGTAAQQLDASFNTSASLDLYSLNLQQPGYDLELRSSVASDHRFHKIIWGSYGNNPAGIIVGGCDYGMIKIYSAAKLLTNDNNCLLSSPDRHTGPVRALDFNPFQANLLATGATESEIYIWDIVNTATPMTPGSRSQPLEDVQHIAWNKQVQHILASTFSQRCVIWDLRKNEPIIKLTDANSRVRWKVVQWHPDVATQLCLASEDDQAPIIELWDLRFATSPLKTLQNHQRGVLSIAWNPHDPDLLLSCAKDNRILCWNPNSDAPNGEVICELAQTNQWNFDVSWCPRHPGLVVGTSFDGHAAVYSLLGGQQQMSTETSNKIVDSFPGMDPFTQPPPAMQSEPAVILTKAPKWLKRPFGASFGFGGKLTIFENQPADANMHGSASRKVILSQVITQPELIQRSNELEEVLKTEQYNEYCKGKAEKTTDVHRKKIWNCVAAYFGENVTREILELLGYNVEMMNNKLNELVPQEDINSITEGVDNLNNVLNGNIMDGSAAFDAIAQEQSKKPPMVSPIDNIKLNVSNDEDGLITQAILLGNIEAAVSLCFANKRYADAVILSMAAGPDLLARTQYRYFSEHTGAVNSLISSLVSENWADIVQNSDINCWKEVLIGIFTHSNPQERSMLCDMLGDRLISSDDPTLKEQAQICYICSGNLNKMVESSNVDIQEVVELVMVMQKALELQGSRDTRIEGKIASVLSQYAEMLASEGDLEAALNYLGNSEDERVVMLKNRLCRALGYIQDVRSRPKTAKMPLQARPFENVPPTKQPFPPSTNQFNTRQQQPLGFPSTNPLQPHMQSQMQSQMQYDQYTSHSYGTAPVSQPPPPPPPTGSSGVGSRPSSVGPQTRSKYLIDPSVKSTPSYGQTGFPQQTYSNQQMPPMSNYPPQNVYQPQISMASNPYPGQNFTAGLKEPEPFKPVQPSMMTPMQQPTQSQMYDPIRTQPMPQPQAYGNENAYQALPQPAGWNDPPVAKSRMQLKPEYEPQNPILHPMRTAVSQPEPNILPQEKFYPDVQAPYNPQQYNQNVPNMNAQYARPVEPLQPATIAKALEPEKPKAPIPEQHVHLKTVFDELKNQCYENAKNPQIKRKIEDVSRKLEGLYDCLRENKLSQNTLQALHQISQMIQNGNYTGGLDMHTQLVSGTDFSQISSFMPGIKVLLLSALQLNVYIR is encoded by the exons ATGAAGGTAAAGGAGTTGCTCAAGACTGTCAACGTAGCATGGTCACCGCCGGCTCAACATCCCATATTATTGGCTGCTGGAACTGCAGCCCAGCAACTCGACGCAAGTTTCAACACGTCTGCCAGCTTGGATTTGTATTCGCTGAACTTGCAACAACCCGGATACGATTTGGAATTGAGATCCAGTGTTGCGAGTGACCATAG GTTTCATAAAATAATATGGGGCTCCTATGGAAACAATCCTGCTGGTATAATCGTCGGCGGTTGCGATTATGGAATGATAAAGATTTATTCGGCTGCCAAACTGTTGACGAATGATAATAACTGTTTACTAAGCAGTCCGGATAGACATACAGGCCCAGTCAGAGCACTGGACTTTAATCCTTTCCAAGCGAATTTACTAGCAACCGGAGCGACCGAAAGTGAGATTTATATTTGGGATATCGTTAATACTGCTACTCCGATGACTCCTGGATCCAGGAGTCAGCCATTAGAAGATGTACAACATATCGCATGGAACAAACAAGTACAACACATACTTGCATCCACATTTTCACAACGATGCGTCATATGGGACTTGAGAAAGAACGAACCCATTATTAAGCTAACAGATGCAAACTCAAGA GTGCGATGGAAAGTAGTTCAATGGCATCCAGACGTTGCGACACAATTATGCCTAGCATCAGAGGATGATCAAGCTCCCATAATCGAATTGTGGGATTTAAGGTTCGCAACGTCGCCGTTAAAAACACTTCAAAATCATCAACGCGGAGTTTTATCGATCGCGTGGAACCCGCATGATCCAGATTTGCTTCTAAGCTGTGCCAAAGATAATAGAATACTGTGTTGGAATCCTAATTCGGATGCACCA AACGGTGAAGTGATTTGCGAACTAGCGCAGACAAATCAATGGAATTTCGATGTTTCGTGGTGTCCGAGACATCCAGGATTAGTTGTGGGAACTAGTTTCGATGGACACGCTGCAGTTTACTCCTTATTGGGTGGACAGCAACAGATGTCCACCGAAACGTCTAACAAAATAGTTGATTCTTTTCCTGGAATGGATCCTTTCACGCAACCTCCTCCTGCGATGCAATCGGAACCAGCGGTCATATTGACAAAGGCTCCTAAATGGTTGAAGAGACCATTCGGAGCTTCTTTTGGT ttTGGTGGTAAATTGACGATATTCGAGAATCAACCCGCAGACGCCAATATGCATGGAAGTGCAAGTAGGAAAGTTATTTTGTCACAAGTGATCACGCAACCGGAATTAATACAACGCTCGAACGAATTAGAGGAGGTACTCAAAACTGAACAATACAATGAATACTGTAAAGGAAAGGCTGAGAAAACGACTGATGTACATAGAAAGAAGATATGGAACTGTGTTGCCGCATACTTCGGTGAAAATGTGACGAGGGAGATATTGGAATTATTGGGATACAATGTGGAAATGATGAACAATAAATTGAATGAACTTGTACCTCAAGAGGATATCAACAGTATCACAGAAGGTGTTGACAATCTCAATAAT GTACTTAACGGGAACATTATGGATGGAAGCGCAGCGTTCGATGCAATTGCACAAGAACAAAGCAAAAAACCTCCTATGGTTTCTCCGATAGATAATATTAAACTAAACGTTTCCAATG ATGAGGATGGGCTTATTACTCAAGCGATCCTCTTAGGAAACATTGAGGCTGCTGTGTCTTTGTGCTTTGCCAATAAGAGGTACGCGGATGCAGTGATTCTTTCGATGGCTGCTGGACCTGATTTACTGGCACGCACCCAGTACAGGTACTTTTCAGAACATACCGGAGCCGTGAATTCCCTTATTAGTTCGTTGGTCAGCGAAAATTGGGCTGACATTGTTCAGAACAGTGATATAAACTGCTGGAAAGAGGTGCTGATTGGAATATTCACCCACTCGAATCCGCAGGAACGATCTATGTTGTGCG ATATGCTCGGCGATCGTCTAATATCATCGGACGATCCAACTTTGAAGGAGCAAGCTCAAATCTGCTACATTTGTTCCGGCAATCTGAACAAGATGGTAGAATCCTCGAATGTCGACATTCAGGAGGTAGTGGAGTTGGTAATGGTAATGCAGAAAGCGTTGGAGTTGCAAGGTAGCAGAGACACGCGGATAGAAGGGAAGATTGCCAGCGTTTTGTCTCAGTACGCGGAGATGTTAGCGTCCGAGGGTGATCTCGAAGCGGCGTTGAACTATCTTGGAAACAGTGAAGACGAGAGGGTCGTGATGTTGAAGAACAGACTGTGCAGAGCGTTAGGGTATATCCAAGACGTGAGGAGTAGACCGAAAACGGCGAAAATGCCATTACAAGCgagaccattcgagaacgttccacCCACGAAACAACCATTCCCACCATCCACAAACCAATTCAATACACGGCAGCAACAACCTCTCGGGTTTCCTTCTACCAATCCTCTGCAACCACATATGCAATCACAGATGCAATCACAGATGCAATACGATCAGTACACATCTCACTCTTACGGTACTGCTCCCGTGTCTCAACCTCCTCCTCCGCCACCTCCAACCGGATCAAGCGGTGTTGGGTCTCGTCCGTCGAGTGTAGGTCCTCAAACGAGGTCGAAATATTTGATAGACCCTTCGGTGAAGTCTACTCCAAGTTATGGTCAGACCGGTTTCCCTCAGCAAACATACAGTAATCAGCAAATGCCTCCAATGTCAAATTATCCTCCACAAAATGTGTACCAGCCGCAAATTTCCATGGCTTCGAATCCATACCCTGGACAGAACTTTACAGCCGGTCTGAAGGAACCGGAACCATTCAAACCAGTTCAGCCTAGCATGATGACGCCGATGCAACAACCGACGCAATCGCAAATGTATGACCCGATTAGGACACAGCCTATGCCACAACCTCAGGCTTACGGGAATGAAAACGCGTATCAAGCGTTGCCTCAACCAGCCGGATGGAACGATCCACCTGTAGCCAAAAGCAGAATGCAG TTGAAACCAGAGTATGAACCACAAAATCCCATTCTGCATCCAATGAGAACTGCTGTATCGCAACCAGAGCCGAAT ATTTTGCCTCAAGAAAAGTTCTATCCGGATGTTCAGGCACCTTATAATCCGCAACAGTATAATCAAAACGTTCCAAACATGAATGCTCAGTATGCTAGACCAGTGGAGCCACTGCAACCTGCAACAATTGCGAAAGCACTGGAGCCTGAAAAACCGAAAGCACCAATTCCAGAGCAGCATGTACATTTGAAAACAGTATTCGATGAACTGAAGAATCAGTGTTACGAGAATGCTAAAAACCCG CAAATCAAAAGGAAGATTGAAGATGTGTCCAGGAAACTGGAAGGTTTGTACGATTGTCTTAGGGAAAATAAA CTCTCCCAGAACACCTTGCAAGCGCTGCACCAAATATCGCAGATGATACAAAATGGGAACTACACCGGCGGTTTAGATATGCACACGCAACTGGTTTCCGGTACCGATTTCAGTCAAATATCCTCCTTCATGCCCGGTATTAAAGTATTACTTCTAAGTGCCCTTCAATTGAACGTCTACATCAGATAG
- the Rpb11 gene encoding DNA-directed RNA polymerase II subunit RPB11, whose protein sequence is MNAPPTFESFLLYEGEKKIIKEQDTKVTNAAIFTVNKEDHTLGNMIRNQLLKDPQVMFTGYKVPHPLEHKFVIRIQTTSDYTPHEAFMHAITDLIAELSLFEERFKEAVKEKKEGLD, encoded by the exons ATGAACGCACCTCCTACCTTCGAATCATTTCTTCTATACGAAGGAGAGAAGAA AATAATTAAAGAGCAGGATACTAAAGTTACCAATGCGGCAATTTTCACGGTTAATAAAGAAGATCATACACTTGGAAATATGATCCGCAA TCAACTATTAAAGGATCCCCAGGTTATGTTCACTGGATACAAAGTTCCACATCCGCTAGAACACAAATTTGTGATCAGGATACAAACAACATCTGATTACACACCACATGAGGCTTTCATGCATGCAATTACAGATTTAATTGCTGAACTTTCGTTATTTGAAGAGCGTTTTAAA GAAGCTGTAAAGGAAAAGAAAGAGGGCCTGGATTGA
- the Ints10 gene encoding integrator complex subunit 10 isoform X1, translated as MLEKTSTADNNQLSKEDYLIMRAKDALPVDIYAAKTWLITAKSLFPHSAKVQFEAYRVEKLSKNVKEAAKCFSEIFQNFPDDRDIWKEIETVTACLRLEQCDPEAEFLCQMFQHVPQELQHRLLVMTADHSEDTMEHCKLLLLLLRRFPQTIATHGPRLVETLLTAEKHSHPGRAVNGFRRLLACDALPLLGTAPVELNPRLCLRLLCKAVEFYLAYIQQPQDNQIQNPWDRLFQVVELIGKKLGWELGSLFSMPWNRDAYCERLQQYAVVHAANLCEELIVRQLLMCSVVVLLRILNEHNSLIANDETVYCLVEAFGECVHSSAEPKLKKRKRDDNGGIALTSDGDYSGNGLALAVKLWDLLHSSDYLQREIAKLNQQLRLDTWLNTFLTDLAMYKGLHHEVLARLSQEAGSLSAHLRLANTCFFLKDYKGMLEYIVLVVSALPSVSGKVSHNLTVPCARHLHYLTMARFPIIQYCCRLLLSAIKENFSLAGGVGDLAIGHALVLMQIDWPQEASNLTTITERIVNRGAFAYPLFQAYIICVDILEELTYLWTEHGGGVSLDIATGSGVVQNRRITTRGADKGVREEVKQAMRRQAARDGIDPLDELLQKFILNEKAAILHSLIVP; from the exons ATGTTGGAAAAAACATCAACTGCGGATAATAATCAATTATCGAAGGAGGATTATTTAATAATGCGTGCAAAAGATGCACTGCCGGTTGACATTTACGCTGCCAAAACATGGTTGATCACAGCAAAATCTTTATTTCCTCATAGTGCAAAAGTTCAG TTCGAAGCATATCGGGTAGAGAAACTGTCGAAAAATGTGAAAGAAGCGGCGAAATGTTTTAGCGAAAT ATTTCAGAATTTTCCAGATGACAGAGATATATGGAAGGAGATCGAAACGGTCACAGCCTGTCTTCGTTTGGAACAATGCGATCCAGAGGCAGAATTTCTGTGTCAGATGTTCCAACATGTACCTCAAGAACTTCAGCACAGGCTGCTCGTTATGACCGCTGACCACAGCGAAGATACAATGGAACATTGTAAATTATTACTTCTGTTATTGCGTAGATTCCCACAAACTATAGCCACTCATGGA CCACGGTTAGTAGAAACTCTTCTCACCGCAGAGAAACACAGTCATCCAGGGCGTGCGGTGAACGGGTTCAGGAGACTGTTAGCTTGCGATGCGTTGCCCCTTCTCGGCACTGCACCTGTAGAACTGAATCCAAGGCTTTGCCTAAGGCTGCTTTGCAAAgctgttgaattttatttagcaTATATACAACAGCCACAAGATAACCAGATTCAAAATCCATGGGACAGATTGTTTCAAGTTGTAGAGTTAATTGGAAAGAAACTGGGCTGGGAATTGGGCAGTTTGTTTTCCATGCCCTGGAACAGAGACGCTTACTGCGAAAGATTACAGCAATACGCGGTCGTGCATGCAGCGAATTTATGCGAGGAGCTGATAGTTAGGCAGTTGTTAATGTGCTCTGTGGTCGTATTATTGAGAATATTAAATGAACACAACTCGCTCATTGCCAACGACGAGACTGTGTACTGTTTAGTAGAAGCGTTCGGGGAATGTGTTCATTCGTCTGCTG AACCGAAATTAAAAAAACGCAAAAGAGATGATAACGGAGGAATTGCGTTAACCAGCGACGGAGATTACAGCGGCAATGGTCTGGCATTAGCCGTAAAATTATGGGACTTATTGCACAGTAGCGATTACTTGCAAAGGGAGATAGCAAAATTGAATCAGCAACTTCGATTAGATACTTGGCTGAACACGTTTCTAACAGATTTAGCTATGTACAAAGGGTTGCATCACGAAGTACTGGCAAGATTATCACAAGAAGCAGGTAGTTTATCTGCTCACCTTCGTTTAGCAAATACATGTTTTTTCTTAAAAGATTATAAG GGAATGTTGGAGTATATAGTTTTAGTAGTTAGCGCACTGCCTTCTGTGTCTGGCAAAGTGTCGCACAATTTAACGGTTCCTTGTGCGAGGCATTTGCACTATTTAACAATGGCACGCTTTCCTATAATTCAGTATTGCTGCAGACTGTTGCTTTCAGCGATAAAG GAAAATTTCTCCTTGGCTGGCGGAGTCGGAGACTTGGCTATAGGACACGCGTTGGTATTAATGCAAATTGACTGGCCACAGGAGGCTAGTAATTTAACCACAATTACAGAACGAATTGTCAATCGTGGAGCCTTCGCTTATCCGCTGTTCCAAGCTTACATCATTTGCGTTGATATTCTAGAAGAATTAACGTATCTGTGGACTGAACACGGCGGCGGTGTTTCATTGGACATCGCAACCGGATCCGGAGTAGTACAAA ATCGGCGCATTACTACTCGCGGAGCTGACAAAGGAGTACGCGAAGAAGTGAAGCAAGCGATGAGGCGCCAAGCAGCCCGTGACGGTATCGATCCTCTAGACGAACTGTTACAGAAGTTTATTCTCAACGAAAAAGCTGCCATTCTACACAGTCTAATCGTTCCGTAA